A window of the Lactuca sativa cultivar Salinas chromosome 5, Lsat_Salinas_v11, whole genome shotgun sequence genome harbors these coding sequences:
- the LOC111883510 gene encoding histone H2A, producing MDGDGKVKKGAGGRKADGSRKKAVSRSVKAGLQFPVGRIGRFLKLGRYARRVGSGAPIYLAAVLEYLAAELLELAGNAARDNKKTRIIPRHLLLAIRNDDELGKLLGGVTIAHGGVLPNINPVLLPKKTAAKEPKSPSKATKSPKKDKKAE from the exons ATGGACGGAGATGGAAAAGTTAAGAAGGGCGCCGGAGGAAGAAAGGCAGACGGTTCAAGGAAGAAGGCGGTTTCCCGTTCTGTGAAGGCCGGACTTCAGTTTCCGGTTGGTAGGATTGGGCGTTTTCTGAAGTTAGGACGTTATGCTCGTCGTGTTGGAAGCGGTGCTCCGATTTACCTCGCCGCTGTTCTTGAATACCTTGCTGCCGAA TTGTTGGAATTAGCTGGAAATGCTGCGAGGGATAACAAGAAGACACGAATCATTCCAAGGCATCTTCTTTTGGCCATTAGAAACGATGACGAGCTTGGGAAATTATTGGGTGGAGTTACGATTGCTCATGGCGGTGTTCTTCCAAATATTAATCCTGTTTTATTACCAAAGAAGACTGCTGCCAAGGAGCCTAAATCCCCATCTAAGGCTACCAAATCTCCTAAGAAAGATAAGAAGGCCGAGTAG